A region of Mustela lutreola isolate mMusLut2 chromosome 17, mMusLut2.pri, whole genome shotgun sequence DNA encodes the following proteins:
- the FOXL3 gene encoding forkhead box L3, whose product MFDSSQYPYNCFNYDADDYPAGSSHEEKRLTRPAYSYIALIAMAIQQSPSGRVTLSGIYDFIMRKFPYYRANQRAWQNSIRHNLSLNSCFVKVPRTEGHEKGKGNYWTFAGGCESLLDLFENGNYRRRRRRRGPKREGAGEARTGAPEGPLGPPEPTPHRQPPAPTSPAALRKEEPRGIKFSIDYILSSPDPFPGLKCSCSPQEGRNPQPGTQQMNLHLWTA is encoded by the exons ATGTTTGACAGCTCGCAGTATCCCTACAATTGCTTCAATTACGACGCGGACGACTACCCAGCTGGCAGCTCCCACGAAGAGAAGCGACTCACGCGGCCCGCCTACAG CTACATCGCGCTGATCGCCATGGCCATTCAGCAGAGCCCCTCGGGCAGGGTCACCCTGTCCGGTATCTACGACTTCATCATGCGCAAGTTCCCCTACTACCGAGCCAACCAGCGCGCCTGGCAGAACTCCATCCGCCACAACCTGTCCCTGAACAGCTGTTTTGTCAAG GTGCCCCGAACGGAGGGCCACGAGAAGGGAAAGGGCAACTACTGGACGTTCGCGGGTGGCTGTGAGTCGCTGCTGGACCTCTTCGAGAACGGCAACTACCGGCGGAGGCGCCGTCGCCGTGGCCCCAAGCgcgagggggcgggggaggcgcgCACAGGGGCCCCGGAGGGGCCTCTGGGGCCGCCTGAGCCAACCCCCCAccgccagccccctgcccccaccagtcCCGCTGCCTTGCGGAAGGAGGAGCCCAGGGGCATCAAGTTCAGCATTGACTACATCCTGTCTTCACCCGACCCTTTTCCGGGGCTCAAATGTTCCTGCAGCCCCCAGGAGGGCAGAAACCCCCAGCCGGGAACCCAGCAAATGAACCTCCACCTTTGGACAGCATAA